CCGTGGCCCGTCCAGGGCAGGGCCTCGGCCACCCAAAACTCCAGGCTGCTCCGGACCAGCCGCACGAGGTCCTCCCAGCCGCAGGGCTTTACCACGTAGGCGTTTGCGTAGGCCCGGTAGCACGCCTTCACGTCGTCCGGGTCATTGGAACACGACAGCACGACCACCGGAACCTGGCGCAGCTTCGGGTGCTGTTTCAGCTCGACCAAGAGTTCCCGGCCCCCCTTTCCGGGCAGGTTCAGGTCCAGAAAGACAACCCGGGGCGGCTCTCGTTTCGGGTCGGCCAGCCGCGCCCACGCCTCCTCGGCGCTCGCTGCACGTGCGATCCGCACGGACACCCCCGCCTCCCGGGCGGCTTCCTGGAACAGGTGGGCGTGGGCCGGGTCGTCCTCAACGAGGAGCACCTCGGGAACCCGGCTGCCGTTTGGGATCCCGCTCATGTCCCACTCCCCGTTTCCGGTTCCGGTCCGAGCCGCGGCAGTGTGAAGACCACACAGGTACCCCCCCCGGGCTCTGGCTCGATCCAGGTGCTGCCGCCGTGCCGCTCCACGATGCGGCGGCAGATGGGCAGGCCCATCCCGGCGCCCGCCGGTCCCTTCGCCCCCCCCAGCCGGCGAAACCACAGGAACACCTCCTCGGCCCGTTCCGGGGGGATGCCGCGGCCGTTGTCCCGGACCCGGAACTCCCACATTCCGTTCCGGGGGCCCGCCTCCACCCGGATGCGAGGCGCCTCGTCCCCCCGGAACCGCACCGCGTTCGCCAGCAGGTTCTGGAACACCCGCACCAGCTGTTGCCGGTCGACCCTCACCCGGGGCAGGGGCCCCGCCTCGATCCGGGCGCCCGACTCCTTGATCAACCGGCCGAGGTTGGCCCGGGCCTCGGCCAGGCATGCGGCCGCTTCCACCGGTTCCGGGGGCAGCCCCCGCGTCGACACCCTGGAGTACTCGAGGAGCGACTCGATCATGGCCTCCATACGCCGCACCCCCTCCACGGCGAAGGCGATGAACTCCCGGGCCGGGGGGTCCAGCCGCCCACCGTACCGCCGCTCTAAGAGCTGCACGTAACTCGCCACGACCCGCAGGGGTTCCCTGAGGTCGTGGGACGCCACGTAAGCGAACCGCTCGAGCTCCCGGTTGCTCTCCTCCAGGCTACGGGCATAGGTCACGGCTGCCTCCTCGGCCCGCTTGCGCCGGTCCACGTCCACGATGACCCCGAGCAGGCTCGGCCGTCCTCCGTGGGCGGCCACCGGCAGGAACCGGGTGTGCACCCAGACCACGCTCCCGTCGGGCCGCAGCAGGCGGTGCTCGTACGCCCGGGGGCGTCCCCGGGACGCCAGACGGTCCAGCACCCGCCCCGCGGCCCGTCGCTCCGGCTCCGGGAGGCACCGCTGCCAGACTTCCGGGTTGGCCCGCAGCTTCACGCCTGGCACCCCGACCAGGGACTCCGCCTGGGGGCTCACGTACCCGAGCACCCAGCGGTCGGGCGCGAGCAGCGAGCGGTGGATCTCGAAAACGGCGGCCGGACCCTTCTCTACGAGGGCCCGGTAGCGGCCCGCAAGGGTCTGGATTCGGGCAAGCTGGGTTTCCTGCACGTCAGCCAACTCGTCGAGCACCGAGGCCAGGTAGCCGAACTCGCCGGGGCTCTCGGTCAGGGCCGAGAGGGGGCCCCTGTCCCCCCGCTGGAGGGCCCGGGTGGCGGACACGAGCCGCTCAAGGGGCCGGGTCACCCCCGTGCGGGCCACGCCGGCCGCAAGCCCCACGGCCAGGGCGAGACTTGCCAGCCCCCACACAAAGCTCCGGAACAGGTCCCGCCGGAGCCCCAGGGCGGCGGGCTCGGGGGACACCCCGGCGACCGCCCACAGGGCCCCCGCTGAACCACCGGGCAGATCCACCCTATTCCACGCGTAGACCCGCACCCTCCCATCCAGCCCCTGGACTCTGGCCACCGCGCCCCCCGACCGCAGCGCCCCCAGCAGGGCTGACCCGGCCATGCTCCGGCCGGCCCATGCCCGGCCGCCCGGCTGGCAGGCCACCACGACCCCGGCTTCCGTCACGGTCAGGTACTCGTCGTCCCCCGTCCCGGGAACCGCCTCCGGGCTCCCCGGAGTGCCCAGGTCGATCACGGCCACCACCGCGCCCCGGATCCCCCCGCGCTCGTCCCGGATGGGCGCCGCCATCGGCAGGCCAACCCGGCCCGCGATGCGGCACCGGATGGGGCCGGCCACGACCGGATCCGCCGCGGTGCTGGTTCGTTGAAAGTAGTCGCGGTGGCTGGCGTCGAGGTCTGTCTCGGGGCTCCGGTTGCTGCAGACTACGTGGCCGATCTCATCAAGGACCGCGAGGGATGCGAGTGAGGTTCGCCCGGGCCAGGCGAGACGCGCGAGCAGCCCGGCGCACCGCTCCGGGTGGGCGAGGAGGAGTTCCGCGGCGGAGGCAACGGAGTTCGTGAGCGTCCGGGCGTCGTCCACCGCGTGGTGCACGTACGCCGCGTAGATCCGCGCCCGCACCTGCGCCTCCACCTCGAGCGCGGACGAGAGTTCCCGATGCTGTTCGAGAAGGTCCCACCCGGTGAGGCCCAGGAAGGGAGCCAGGGAAGCCAGAACGAGCCAAACCAGTCGTGTTCGCACGGACATGAGGGTCACCCCGTTCCCGCAGAGGGAACGCGAAACAAATATAGAATTCTCATCGACACCCCTCAAGCCGCGCTAAATCCGGAACCTCCTTTAGCATCAATATGTTACAAGAAACTGAACCATTTTCCTCGTCGAGGGCTCCCCTTCTCCCGACGCGGCGCCCCAGGGGTTCAGAACTTTGAAGGTCCTCCGTCCCGAGCCCGGGCCGCCCCACCCCGCCGACGTTTAGGAGGCGATGCTAGGAGATGGCCATTTGCCTTTCGATGGGGCCGGTGGGCGACTGCTGCTACAACGCGACATGCGAGATCTTTTTTCTTGCCACGCTGGAATGCGGATTACGGGACCGCGTGAAGTACGCCCCCCCGGGAGGGCGGATGAAGGTTCTCGAGTACAACGATGGTTGGTACAACCTGCACCGGCGATTCCGGAGGCTCATCAAGACCCGCCGAGACTTTCCATCGGATGGCGCGTTGCTGGAGGTGCTATCCCTGGCCATCCGACATTCCAGAAGACGTGGGGACGCCCCAGCACCTATTGGGGCCAAACCCCGGGCCGGTTGGCGACCCACTTCGATCTGGTCGGAAACGTGACCGGGAACCGTCCCAGGCCGACACACAAAAATCTTGACAGCCCCGGCCATGCCCTGGACGTCCCCAACGCCCGCGGATTCAGGAAAATAGTTCAATACTGGGCCCTTCTTCAGCCGAGCTTGCCTCGGCAACCCCTGTGGCCCGATCGTGAATTATCCGTTGCTCTTCCATCGTGTAGCCCAAAACCAGGCCATCCGGGACGAAGGGGGGAACAGGGTCCCCACCACCGGTCCGCAAGCGCTTGACCAACAAATCCGCGTGGTTGCTCATTTCATCGAGCGCTCCCGCCACCTGCTCGAGCCGTTGGCGGGCAATGTCCTGGAACTGGATACTTGCAAGCCCTTCCATCACTTGCCGCCCCAGTTCCTTGTTGGCTTCTCGTGTGCTTGCTAGGACCTCCTGGACGACGGATGGCACCTCGGAAGCGACCTCACCTAGCCCCCGCAGCATCTCGCCGGCCTCTCTCAACCCACGGATCTGTTCGTTCCGCCCTTCGTCCTGAAGTTGATGCCCAAACTTGGTGCGCACCGTCGCCACCAGCTCGGAAAGCCCCCGTTCGATCCGCTGCGCCGCCTCGGCGGATTTCTGAGATAGGTCCCGAATCTCTTTCGCCACCACCGCAAAACCCCTCCCAGCTTCCCCGGCCCTGGCTGCCTCGATGGCCGCATTGAGGGCCAGCAAGTTCGTCTGGCTTGCAATGTCCTCCACCACCTCCGTGAAATTGCGCGGATCCTCGGCTCGATCCAGTACCTCCTCGATATGGCGCCACTCCTTTTGCAGTGCGGTTTGGCGGTTAGCCAAATAGGCCTCCAAGCCCTGCACAGCTTGAATATTTTTTTCCCGGTCCTCCCGCATCCGGCGCGAAAGGGCCTCGATCTCCTCCATGGCCGCGAAGAT
This is a stretch of genomic DNA from Deferrisoma camini S3R1. It encodes these proteins:
- a CDS encoding response regulator produces the protein MSGIPNGSRVPEVLLVEDDPAHAHLFQEAAREAGVSVRIARAASAEEAWARLADPKREPPRVVFLDLNLPGKGGRELLVELKQHPKLRQVPVVVLSCSNDPDDVKACYRAYANAYVVKPCGWEDLVRLVRSSLEFWVAEALPWTGHGARAGCGGWRPM
- a CDS encoding ATP-binding protein; this translates as MSVRTRLVWLVLASLAPFLGLTGWDLLEQHRELSSALEVEAQVRARIYAAYVHHAVDDARTLTNSVASAAELLLAHPERCAGLLARLAWPGRTSLASLAVLDEIGHVVCSNRSPETDLDASHRDYFQRTSTAADPVVAGPIRCRIAGRVGLPMAAPIRDERGGIRGAVVAVIDLGTPGSPEAVPGTGDDEYLTVTEAGVVVACQPGGRAWAGRSMAGSALLGALRSGGAVARVQGLDGRVRVYAWNRVDLPGGSAGALWAVAGVSPEPAALGLRRDLFRSFVWGLASLALAVGLAAGVARTGVTRPLERLVSATRALQRGDRGPLSALTESPGEFGYLASVLDELADVQETQLARIQTLAGRYRALVEKGPAAVFEIHRSLLAPDRWVLGYVSPQAESLVGVPGVKLRANPEVWQRCLPEPERRAAGRVLDRLASRGRPRAYEHRLLRPDGSVVWVHTRFLPVAAHGGRPSLLGVIVDVDRRKRAEEAAVTYARSLEESNRELERFAYVASHDLREPLRVVASYVQLLERRYGGRLDPPAREFIAFAVEGVRRMEAMIESLLEYSRVSTRGLPPEPVEAAACLAEARANLGRLIKESGARIEAGPLPRVRVDRQQLVRVFQNLLANAVRFRGDEAPRIRVEAGPRNGMWEFRVRDNGRGIPPERAEEVFLWFRRLGGAKGPAGAGMGLPICRRIVERHGGSTWIEPEPGGGTCVVFTLPRLGPEPETGSGT
- a CDS encoding methyl-accepting chemotaxis protein produces the protein MAKKEVFVRSLFSTGLFTFFSLARGEKGQKMDASRYLLLTRRFARFVGGVLLLVSAGNLGFLVWEGTETMGLGGGDALLGALLEAGLTGALGAAFLVLSARRFPLLEGLVRDSEQLSETRELTQTAVDALDAYARAREVLQGQLSGVTQVTEDAARNIVERFKGLDELVGDMTSKIFAAMEEIEALSRRMREDREKNIQAVQGLEAYLANRQTALQKEWRHIEEVLDRAEDPRNFTEVVEDIASQTNLLALNAAIEAARAGEAGRGFAVVAKEIRDLSQKSAEAAQRIERGLSELVATVRTKFGHQLQDEGRNEQIRGLREAGEMLRGLGEVASEVPSVVQEVLASTREANKELGRQVMEGLASIQFQDIARQRLEQVAGALDEMSNHADLLVKRLRTGGGDPVPPFVPDGLVLGYTMEEQRIIHDRATGVAEASSAEEGPSIELFS